From a region of the Gammaproteobacteria bacterium genome:
- the msrA gene encoding peptide-methionine (S)-S-oxide reductase MsrA: protein MRTATFAAGCFWGVEAVFRQVHGVVATRVGYTGGSHENPSYEDVCTGVTGHTEAVEVDFDPSRVSYEELLQVFWDNHDPTTVNRQGPDVGTQYRSAIFFHTPEQQALATASKDRLQKSGTFKKEIVTEIVSASMFYLAEDYHQQYLEKQA from the coding sequence GTGAGAACCGCGACGTTTGCAGCAGGTTGTTTCTGGGGCGTTGAAGCCGTGTTTCGCCAAGTCCATGGTGTCGTAGCCACGCGGGTTGGCTATACGGGGGGGTCACATGAAAATCCTAGCTACGAAGACGTGTGCACCGGCGTGACCGGGCATACCGAGGCCGTCGAAGTGGATTTTGATCCATCCAGAGTGTCCTATGAAGAGCTTCTACAGGTATTTTGGGACAATCACGACCCGACGACAGTGAATCGTCAAGGGCCTGACGTCGGCACCCAGTATCGCTCGGCCATTTTTTTCCACACACCCGAACAGCAAGCGCTTGCAACTGCTTCGAAAGACAGACTTCAGAAGTCTGGAACATTTAAAAAAGAAATCGTCACCGAAATTGTGTCGGCATCGATGTTCTATTTGGCTGAAGACTATCACCAGCAATATTTAGAAAAGCAGGCTTAG
- a CDS encoding PQQ-dependent sugar dehydrogenase — protein sequence MGSHLPINANKAIVHTAFIAVLLLALSACDTEPSGERGDAGAGAGAVAERLACDVDNGGLELPDGFCALVVADNLGFVRHLTVNSNGDIYLALRHRRLKLGGIMALRDTTGNGKADIIERFGDIPGIGIIVVDGYLYFGSDTAVLRYRLEPGALVPWATPDLIAGGFPEQSVHAAKPFAFDNAGSMYVSVGAPSNACQEADREPGSPGLDPCPLLAQHGSIWRFDRNELSQPLDGDGYLYASGIRYAVAIAWNPLSDSLYVVQHGRDGLNQLWPDLFTVQQGAELPSEEFLLVEKGSIFGWPYCYYDHIQARLVLAPEYGGDGRTVGRCAQYPDPLIGFPGHYGPNDLMFYTSDQFPERYRGGAFIAFHGSYNRAPLEQAGYQVVFVPFDGGLPEDHWEMFADGFAGAGPVAHPEDAEYRPTGLAQGPDGSLYISDSVQGRIWRVLYRSE from the coding sequence ATGGGCAGTCATTTACCTATAAATGCTAATAAAGCAATCGTCCATACTGCGTTTATAGCTGTTCTTCTGCTTGCGTTGAGTGCGTGTGACACTGAGCCTTCGGGGGAGCGTGGCGATGCTGGGGCTGGGGCTGGGGCTGTCGCGGAACGACTTGCGTGCGATGTCGACAACGGGGGACTCGAACTGCCGGATGGATTTTGTGCGCTGGTTGTAGCAGACAACCTTGGATTTGTGCGTCATCTGACTGTGAATTCTAACGGAGATATTTATCTAGCCCTTCGGCACCGCCGGCTGAAGCTGGGTGGGATCATGGCGCTTCGTGATACAACGGGAAATGGAAAGGCTGACATCATTGAACGTTTCGGTGATATCCCCGGCATTGGGATCATTGTTGTTGATGGTTATCTCTATTTTGGATCAGATACCGCCGTGCTCCGGTATCGATTGGAGCCGGGTGCGCTAGTCCCTTGGGCGACACCGGATCTGATTGCCGGCGGCTTTCCAGAACAGTCTGTTCATGCAGCGAAACCATTTGCCTTTGACAATGCCGGGTCGATGTACGTGAGTGTTGGGGCACCGTCAAATGCTTGTCAGGAGGCGGATCGTGAGCCCGGATCACCGGGGCTGGATCCTTGTCCTTTGCTCGCACAGCACGGCTCCATCTGGCGTTTTGACAGAAACGAGCTGAGCCAACCGCTGGACGGTGATGGATATCTTTATGCATCAGGGATCCGATATGCGGTTGCCATTGCGTGGAACCCTCTGAGCGACAGCCTCTACGTCGTGCAACATGGGCGTGATGGGTTAAATCAGCTGTGGCCGGACCTGTTTACGGTCCAACAAGGCGCGGAGCTACCATCGGAGGAGTTTCTTCTGGTGGAGAAGGGCTCCATCTTTGGTTGGCCTTATTGTTACTATGATCATATACAGGCTCGGCTGGTCCTTGCGCCTGAGTACGGCGGCGATGGGCGTACGGTCGGGCGCTGTGCCCAATACCCGGACCCGCTTATAGGATTTCCAGGGCACTATGGGCCCAACGATCTGATGTTCTACACCAGTGATCAATTCCCAGAACGCTACCGGGGTGGTGCCTTCATCGCCTTTCATGGATCCTATAATCGCGCACCGCTTGAGCAGGCGGGGTATCAGGTGGTGTTTGTGCCGTTCGACGGGGGGCTCCCCGAGGACCATTGGGAGATGTTCGCGGATGGATTCGCGGGGGCCGGACCCGTTGCACACCCAGAGGACGCTGAGTATCGCCCCACGGGGCTTGCTCAGGGTCCGGACGGATCCTTGTATATCTCGGACTCCGTGCAGGGACGTATCTGGCGGGTACTGTACAGAAGCGAATAG
- a CDS encoding PD-(D/E)XK nuclease family protein produces MEPPHYTRFNIIDEKYNILLTGSPDGVFVKPDKSHIIVDYKTSKYKGTHDGLYRMYEAQLNAYGMIGEQRGLAPVSGLALVYTEPITDITAASDDANHREDGFTMGFAAHVHEVKQDLGIVRPLLMTAREIYEMSESPPGRAACKNCELLDQLIGIAKA; encoded by the coding sequence ATGGAACCACCACACTATACTAGGTTTAATATCATCGATGAGAAGTACAACATCCTACTAACCGGTTCGCCGGATGGCGTGTTTGTTAAACCCGATAAGTCTCATATCATTGTTGACTACAAGACATCGAAGTATAAAGGGACGCACGACGGGCTGTATCGGATGTATGAGGCCCAGCTAAACGCCTATGGCATGATCGGCGAACAAAGAGGGTTAGCACCGGTTTCCGGGCTGGCACTCGTCTATACGGAGCCGATAACCGATATAACCGCTGCATCCGACGACGCTAATCACCGAGAGGATGGTTTCACGATGGGTTTTGCGGCACACGTTCATGAAGTTAAGCAGGATTTAGGGATTGTTCGCCCGCTGCTGATGACCGCACGTGAGATCTATGAGATGAGCGAAAGTCCACCAGGTCGTGCGGCCTGTAAAAACTGCGAGCTACTCGATCAATTAATTGGGATAGCCAAGGCGTGA
- a CDS encoding peroxiredoxin: MSTLIAQQAPDFVAPAIMPDGTIKEEFRLSDLRGRYIVLFFWPLDFTFVCPSEIIAHDNRIERFRNLAVEVVGVSIDSQYTHMAWRNTPVEEGGIGPVRFPIVADIKREIIRSYGVEHPDGVALRASFLIDRDGIVHHQVINNLPLGRNVEETLRTVEALQFSEQYGEVCPAGWKRGSKGMQATQEGVASYLKEHAEAL; this comes from the coding sequence GTGAGCACATTGATAGCCCAGCAGGCACCGGATTTCGTCGCCCCAGCGATCATGCCTGACGGAACCATCAAAGAGGAATTTCGGCTTTCGGATCTCAGAGGCCGGTATATCGTCCTTTTTTTCTGGCCACTTGATTTTACGTTTGTCTGCCCTTCCGAGATCATTGCCCACGACAACCGGATTGAACGGTTTCGGAACCTCGCCGTGGAGGTCGTCGGAGTATCCATCGACTCCCAGTACACCCACATGGCCTGGCGGAACACGCCCGTAGAGGAAGGCGGGATTGGCCCGGTCCGATTTCCCATCGTTGCAGACATTAAGCGTGAGATCATCCGAAGCTATGGGGTCGAACATCCCGACGGGGTTGCTTTGCGCGCCTCATTTCTGATCGACAGGGACGGCATCGTACACCACCAAGTGATTAACAACCTGCCGCTTGGCCGCAATGTCGAAGAGACGTTGCGAACCGTGGAGGCCTTGCAGTTCAGCGAGCAATATGGCGAAGTGTGCCCGGCAGGATGGAAACGTGGAAGTAAGGGAATGCAAGCAACACAGGAAGGGGTGGCGAGCTACCTGAAAGAGCATGCCGAGGCCCTTTGA
- a CDS encoding carboxy terminal-processing peptidase yields MKLARIRPVEVSMTQMTNKLIKWVLAVLLVATVSPLQATAPTTDLDALRPTPQQQRATELIMHFIEHYHYKQTHLDDAQSAEILEKYLEKLDPNRSYFLAEDIASFSVYQNRLDDALLDAQLEPAYDIFKVFRARVDERVKFATNLLDRDFDFEVDEEYVFDRRDAPWAAGQTELNEIWRKRVKNNVLNLRLAGHNDDEIGDTLRKRYQQLATRIHQTDTNDIYQLFMNSYAASLEPHTAYFSPRTSENFEISMRLSLEGIGAVLQLDNEFTLVRRIVPGGPADESGQLHAEDRIIGVGQGVEGSIVDVVGWRLDDIVDLIRGPKGSVVRLQILPKGKGPEGSSKIITLTRNEIKLEEQAAQKSVIEIPNGDTVTRIGVINIPTFYLDFTARARGDKDYRSTTRDVRRLITELTEKGIDGIVIDLRGNGGGSLAEATELTGLFIESGPVVQVKDATGRIEINEDPDPMIIYAGPLAVLVDRHSASASEIFAAAIQDYRRGIIIGEPTFGKGTVQNLYDLDQFDQSNEGGLGRLKATVAQFFRVNGDSTQHRGVVPDIVFPTAIASDNQGERALDNALPWDKVQPAKFTPQRAPIDNFAVARERHTNRIQDDPGFHYLLEESQTYQEILSKTSVSLLEAQRRADREASEEQQRERENQFRIARGLEPLAIDDADTEDNEAEPPFDVLLNETAHILQDLIYKPSIATPGQTAATVETADNQNTAVTER; encoded by the coding sequence GTGAAACTCGCGCGAATTCGGCCTGTCGAAGTATCGATGACACAGATGACCAACAAATTAATCAAATGGGTATTGGCTGTACTCCTAGTAGCTACAGTCTCGCCGCTTCAAGCCACCGCCCCGACTACCGATCTTGATGCGCTTCGACCCACCCCACAGCAACAGCGCGCGACTGAGCTGATCATGCACTTTATCGAGCATTACCACTATAAACAGACGCATCTGGACGATGCGCAATCGGCGGAGATTCTAGAGAAATACTTAGAAAAGCTTGATCCTAATCGAAGCTACTTCCTCGCTGAAGATATAGCTTCATTTTCCGTATACCAAAATCGATTAGACGATGCGCTGCTCGATGCTCAGTTGGAACCCGCCTATGATATCTTCAAGGTGTTTCGAGCCCGGGTTGACGAGCGCGTAAAGTTCGCAACAAACCTTCTTGACCGGGATTTCGACTTTGAAGTTGATGAAGAATACGTTTTCGATCGACGTGATGCACCCTGGGCAGCAGGTCAGACTGAACTCAACGAAATATGGCGCAAGCGCGTCAAAAACAACGTTCTCAATCTACGTCTCGCTGGCCACAACGATGATGAAATCGGGGACACTTTGCGCAAGCGATACCAACAATTGGCAACGCGTATCCACCAAACGGATACCAATGATATATACCAGCTATTTATGAATTCGTACGCGGCTTCTCTCGAACCCCACACCGCTTATTTCTCGCCGCGTACTTCGGAAAACTTTGAAATCAGCATGAGGTTGTCCTTAGAGGGCATCGGGGCGGTCCTGCAGTTAGACAATGAATTTACTTTGGTGCGTCGGATTGTTCCTGGTGGGCCAGCAGACGAAAGCGGCCAACTTCATGCTGAAGATAGAATCATCGGCGTGGGACAAGGAGTGGAAGGGTCCATTGTTGATGTCGTTGGCTGGCGCCTAGACGACATTGTTGACTTGATAAGAGGCCCAAAGGGATCCGTCGTCCGGTTACAGATTCTTCCTAAGGGAAAGGGACCGGAAGGATCAAGTAAGATTATCACGCTTACACGTAATGAGATTAAGCTCGAGGAACAGGCTGCACAGAAGTCTGTCATAGAGATCCCCAATGGCGATACCGTAACGCGTATCGGGGTCATTAACATCCCGACCTTTTATTTGGACTTCACTGCGCGTGCTCGAGGAGATAAAGATTATCGAAGCACCACACGCGACGTGCGGCGACTCATAACGGAACTCACCGAGAAAGGAATAGACGGAATCGTAATTGATTTGCGAGGGAATGGTGGGGGTTCCCTTGCGGAAGCCACCGAGCTGACCGGGCTGTTCATCGAATCGGGGCCCGTAGTTCAAGTCAAGGATGCCACTGGCCGAATTGAGATCAACGAAGATCCTGACCCAATGATTATCTATGCCGGACCACTTGCCGTTCTGGTCGACCGCCATAGTGCATCCGCTTCAGAGATCTTTGCTGCAGCGATTCAGGACTACCGCCGAGGAATCATTATCGGAGAACCAACCTTCGGTAAGGGCACAGTCCAAAATTTATACGATCTCGACCAGTTCGACCAGAGCAATGAGGGTGGGCTTGGACGGCTCAAGGCAACGGTTGCACAGTTTTTCCGCGTCAACGGCGACAGTACACAGCATCGCGGTGTTGTTCCGGATATCGTATTTCCAACGGCCATTGCCTCAGACAATCAGGGTGAGCGAGCACTAGACAATGCTCTGCCATGGGACAAGGTCCAGCCAGCAAAATTCACGCCCCAACGCGCGCCGATTGACAACTTCGCCGTGGCACGTGAGCGGCATACAAACCGGATACAAGACGACCCCGGATTCCATTACTTGTTAGAAGAAAGTCAGACATACCAAGAAATTCTTTCAAAGACCAGCGTGTCTTTACTTGAGGCACAACGCCGAGCTGATCGGGAGGCGAGTGAGGAGCAGCAGCGCGAGCGCGAAAATCAGTTCCGGATCGCGCGGGGGCTTGAGCCCCTTGCTATAGACGACGCCGATACTGAAGATAACGAAGCTGAGCCGCCGTTTGACGTCTTGTTGAACGAAACGGCCCACATTCTCCAAGACCTTATTTACAAGCCTAGCATAGCGACGCCCGGACAAACGGCCGCAACGGTCGAAACAGCCGACAATCAGAATACTGCTGTCACGGAGCGCTGA
- a CDS encoding DM13 domain-containing protein — MRNSIIIFVIGGILGIAGGFGLGIFVYPYIFLADVVATEEVMGAEDMEIVATGTFIHANPSDPIHYGMGSVTVYNDVVHLEKDFKVGPGPKFHVYLVTTDNVTSSADVQNSSIVDLGRLHAFQGSQNYPVAQTITLPDYGSVVIWCEQFGVLISPAALAFGDNAGANNPS; from the coding sequence ATGAGAAATAGTATTATTATATTTGTCATCGGCGGCATCCTCGGTATCGCCGGCGGCTTCGGCTTAGGAATCTTCGTCTATCCTTATATTTTCCTGGCCGATGTCGTCGCCACGGAAGAAGTGATGGGGGCAGAGGACATGGAGATCGTCGCCACCGGCACCTTTATCCATGCGAATCCATCGGATCCAATTCACTACGGCATGGGTTCGGTGACAGTGTACAACGACGTCGTTCATCTAGAGAAGGATTTCAAGGTCGGCCCAGGGCCGAAATTCCACGTGTACCTTGTTACGACCGACAATGTGACCTCGTCGGCCGACGTCCAGAACAGCTCAATCGTCGACCTGGGTCGCCTACATGCATTCCAGGGAAGTCAGAACTATCCCGTTGCTCAGACCATTACCTTACCTGATTATGGTAGCGTGGTTATCTGGTGTGAACAATTCGGCGTCCTGATCTCACCGGCCGCACTGGCCTTCGGCGACAACGCGGGCGCGAATAACCCGAGTTGA
- a CDS encoding PH domain-containing protein: protein MTYKVRPAWRFQWATILLAIVVLALSIMAVVSSWGSESRSTLFLIIAAIFGVTCVFLCLMIVYQHYSWRFTVDDLNIESRKGIIARNVNSIRIMDLRNVNVRQSIIQRLLGIGNVEFSSAGGADVEVVFFGVLDPMKVKRSIQSTLGKQSVSSE, encoded by the coding sequence ATGACCTATAAGGTAAGACCCGCCTGGCGATTTCAGTGGGCCACTATATTGCTTGCTATCGTTGTCTTGGCCTTATCTATCATGGCCGTAGTCAGTTCGTGGGGCTCGGAAAGCAGATCGACGCTCTTTCTGATCATCGCAGCTATCTTTGGAGTGACCTGTGTCTTTCTCTGCCTGATGATTGTCTATCAGCACTATTCGTGGCGTTTTACAGTCGATGATCTCAATATAGAGAGTCGAAAAGGGATCATTGCAAGAAATGTCAATTCTATTCGAATTATGGATTTGCGTAACGTAAACGTCCGGCAGTCCATTATTCAGCGACTATTAGGTATCGGTAATGTGGAATTTAGCAGTGCTGGCGGGGCGGACGTCGAAGTCGTGTTCTTCGGTGTGCTTGATCCGATGAAAGTGAAACGTTCAATCCAATCGACGCTTGGCAAGCAATCAGTATCTTCAGAATAA
- the ald gene encoding alanine dehydrogenase yields MNIGVPKEIKDRENRVALTPSGVQTLVEAGHAVRIQEAAGLGSGFSDDEFEKAGAQMVSAEAAWGTDMVVKIKEPLESEYQFFNSQIIFTYFHLAGITKTLTEALLDTKTAAVAYETIEDDRGRLPLLAPMSAVAGNMAVTMGSYYLAKFNKGKGMQLGTVLGTRHGKVVVIGDGVVGRHSAKTADGMGANVFIVGRHKERVPKLKEEISDNITFVESTPQNIARELEDADLVVGAVLLHGARAPHLVTEAMVKRMQPGSVIVDVSIDQGGCIETARPTSHSDPVYEQHGVIHYCVTNMPGAYPRTSIIALTTRTLPYALRLANHGVQVLRDDRGFGKGLNTYRGYITYKPVAEDLDLMERYKAFTDLTD; encoded by the coding sequence ATGAATATCGGAGTCCCTAAAGAGATAAAGGACAGAGAAAACCGGGTGGCATTAACGCCGTCCGGTGTCCAAACGTTAGTCGAGGCCGGTCACGCGGTTCGCATTCAGGAAGCAGCCGGGCTTGGCTCGGGATTCTCGGACGACGAGTTCGAGAAGGCCGGCGCACAAATGGTCTCTGCAGAAGCAGCCTGGGGTACGGACATGGTCGTAAAAATTAAAGAACCATTGGAATCTGAGTATCAGTTTTTCAATAGCCAGATCATTTTTACCTATTTCCATCTTGCCGGCATTACCAAAACCTTAACCGAGGCATTACTCGATACAAAAACAGCCGCGGTAGCCTACGAGACCATTGAGGATGATAGGGGGAGGCTTCCTTTGCTTGCACCCATGAGCGCAGTAGCGGGCAATATGGCCGTGACGATGGGGAGCTATTACCTTGCCAAATTCAACAAAGGCAAGGGTATGCAGCTGGGTACAGTGCTCGGCACCCGACACGGAAAGGTTGTGGTCATTGGCGATGGAGTGGTTGGTCGACATTCGGCAAAGACAGCAGACGGCATGGGCGCCAATGTTTTCATCGTCGGTCGGCACAAAGAACGAGTGCCAAAACTGAAAGAGGAGATTTCAGACAACATCACGTTTGTTGAGTCAACACCTCAGAATATCGCCCGAGAACTTGAAGATGCCGATTTGGTCGTTGGCGCTGTTCTTCTCCATGGTGCAAGGGCACCTCACTTAGTTACGGAGGCGATGGTAAAGCGCATGCAACCTGGGTCTGTGATTGTGGACGTCAGCATCGATCAGGGTGGCTGCATCGAGACGGCAAGACCAACTTCCCATTCAGACCCCGTCTACGAGCAACACGGCGTCATCCACTACTGCGTAACGAACATGCCGGGAGCTTATCCCCGTACATCAATTATCGCGCTCACCACCAGAACATTACCCTATGCCCTAAGGCTTGCAAATCATGGCGTTCAAGTCCTGCGCGACGATAGAGGGTTCGGGAAGGGTTTAAACACATACAGGGGTTACATTACCTATAAGCCTGTTGCAGAAGACCTTGATCTAATGGAACGCTACAAGGCGTTCACAGATTTGACGGATTAG
- a CDS encoding carboxynorspermidine decarboxylase, translating into MENVHLFNADFQTPAFVYDEQYIIGALTHLSRVRDDCGCKILYSVKAFSVVDALRLISPFVDGFAASSLYEATLCREILGSQGTVHVTNPGLQQADLHALVDQCDYISFNSIPQWLRYRQHAIDRTFCGLRINPKLSFVSDKRYDPCRPYSKLGIPINELAAGVDCRPSIVEGITGLHVHNNCEAASFDPLLRTVQRLDDQLGCMLANVRWLNLGGGYLFDGYEDLEGLVQAVDLIRRKYPIDIFFEPGKAIVRNAGYLVASVVDLFDSDGKTIAILDTTVNHLPEVFEYQYKPQILPSPRDGGFKYILAGSTCLSGDVFGDYAFDHGLEIGSRIAFKDVGAYSLVKAHMFNGVNLPTVYAYTSEGRFVLKRKFTFDDYRSRWAGDASFADANEWDESCGDGPARLECD; encoded by the coding sequence ATGGAAAACGTGCACTTATTCAACGCTGACTTTCAAACTCCGGCGTTCGTCTATGATGAGCAATACATTATTGGTGCGCTCACGCATTTGTCACGGGTTCGGGACGATTGCGGGTGCAAGATTTTATACTCTGTCAAAGCATTTTCGGTCGTAGACGCCTTACGACTTATCTCGCCTTTCGTTGACGGTTTCGCAGCGAGCTCTTTGTACGAGGCCACCCTCTGTAGAGAGATCCTTGGTTCTCAAGGTACTGTTCACGTAACAAACCCCGGGCTACAGCAAGCAGATCTACACGCACTCGTTGACCAATGTGACTATATAAGTTTCAACTCAATTCCCCAGTGGTTACGGTATAGACAGCATGCCATCGATAGGACGTTTTGCGGGTTGCGGATCAATCCAAAGCTTTCCTTTGTCTCGGACAAACGATATGACCCATGCCGCCCTTATTCGAAGCTTGGGATACCCATCAACGAACTGGCTGCCGGAGTGGATTGCCGGCCCAGCATAGTCGAAGGAATCACTGGGCTTCATGTCCACAATAACTGCGAAGCTGCTAGCTTTGACCCACTCCTTAGAACGGTTCAACGTCTAGATGATCAACTAGGGTGTATGCTTGCTAACGTACGATGGTTGAACTTGGGGGGTGGTTACTTATTTGATGGTTATGAGGATTTAGAAGGATTGGTCCAGGCTGTCGATCTAATTAGACGCAAATATCCAATCGATATCTTCTTTGAGCCTGGAAAGGCCATTGTCCGCAATGCGGGTTATCTAGTGGCGTCTGTAGTCGATCTCTTTGACAGTGACGGGAAGACAATTGCCATACTCGATACTACCGTGAATCATCTGCCTGAAGTTTTTGAGTACCAATACAAGCCTCAAATACTGCCAAGTCCTCGGGACGGCGGTTTTAAGTACATCCTTGCCGGATCGACTTGTTTGAGTGGTGATGTCTTCGGTGACTATGCGTTTGATCACGGACTAGAGATAGGGTCACGAATTGCGTTTAAGGATGTTGGCGCATACTCGCTTGTTAAAGCCCATATGTTCAATGGCGTCAATCTTCCGACCGTATATGCCTATACCTCGGAGGGGAGATTTGTCCTAAAGAGAAAGTTTACTTTTGACGACTACAGATCGAGATGGGCAGGGGATGCAAGTTTTGCCGATGCCAATGAGTGGGATGAATCATGCGGGGACGGACCAGCACGACTCGAATGCGACTGA
- a CDS encoding tetratricopeptide repeat protein codes for MDRVSVRQILNRSLIVLVFGLTACTADRAELDAAVAALKQGDFEAAYHTFYRLARNGDVKGQFYLAQMYREGKGLNQDYAKAFRWYRQAAEQGLDKAQHNLALMYHNGLEVPKDLQKAAKWYREAAEQGYVESQQNLALLYYRGHGVSKDMEEALKWWRAAAAQGAVRAQHNLALMYYKGPGVEPDYGKALKWWRKAAEQGFADSQNSLGTLYYEGQGVERDYIQAYAWFRLAEAGGKDRAKPNLAIVETKMTSAEVAQAARLSETYSQKYSKKRN; via the coding sequence ATGGATAGGGTCAGTGTCCGACAGATTTTGAATCGATCGCTTATTGTCTTGGTTTTCGGTCTGACTGCGTGCACGGCGGATCGGGCGGAGCTTGACGCCGCTGTTGCCGCGCTCAAACAAGGTGATTTCGAGGCGGCGTACCACACGTTCTATCGATTGGCCAGAAACGGTGACGTCAAAGGGCAGTTCTACCTTGCCCAAATGTATCGCGAAGGCAAAGGTCTGAACCAGGATTATGCCAAGGCGTTCAGGTGGTATCGCCAGGCGGCGGAACAGGGGTTAGATAAGGCCCAGCATAACCTCGCGTTGATGTATCACAATGGGCTCGAAGTCCCCAAAGATCTTCAGAAAGCAGCGAAGTGGTATCGGGAAGCAGCTGAGCAGGGTTATGTCGAATCCCAGCAAAATCTTGCCTTGCTGTACTACCGCGGCCACGGCGTATCGAAGGACATGGAGGAAGCATTGAAATGGTGGCGCGCCGCCGCAGCGCAAGGCGCCGTTCGAGCGCAACACAATCTCGCGTTGATGTATTACAAGGGCCCTGGCGTGGAGCCTGATTATGGTAAGGCGCTCAAGTGGTGGCGGAAGGCTGCCGAGCAGGGTTTTGCGGATTCTCAGAACAGTCTTGGGACGCTCTACTACGAAGGCCAGGGAGTGGAACGGGATTATATACAAGCGTACGCCTGGTTTCGGTTAGCCGAAGCGGGGGGGAAGGATCGGGCGAAACCGAACCTTGCCATAGTTGAAACCAAGATGACTTCGGCTGAAGTGGCACAGGCGGCGCGGTTGTCGGAGACGTATTCTCAGAAATACAGCAAGAAACGAAACTGA